In Candidatus Thermoplasmatota archaeon, the following proteins share a genomic window:
- the nifJ gene encoding pyruvate:ferredoxin (flavodoxin) oxidoreductase, whose amino-acid sequence MNKQQTTVMETKNKKKTAMKSIDGNTAAAHIAYAFSDVAAIYPITPSSPMGEEVDAWAAYGRKNIFDQVLKVVEMQSEGGAAGAVHGALSAGAFATTFTASQGLLLMIPNMYKIAGELMPCVFHVSGRAIAGQALSIFGDHQDVMAARATGFAIISSNSVQEVMDLALVSHLSTLRASVPFLHFFDGFRTSHEIQKIEMIDYDDLAKLVDWDAIKKHRERALNPEHPHLRGSAQNPDIYFQVNEAANKFYQAVPGIVEEEMRKVEKLTGRAYHLFDYVGAPDAERVIVMMGSGCEIVEETVGYLNKRGEKVGLIKVRLYRPFSVEHFLKVIPKTTKKIAVLDRTKEVTAFGEPLYLDVCSVLHDHNIDIQVVGGRYGLGSKDFTPTMAKAVFDNLKLVSPKNHFTVGIDDDVTHSSLPLGEQIDTAPEGLIRCKFWGIGGDGTVGANKDAIKIIGDNTDMYVQGYFAYDSKKSGGVTMSHLRFGRSPIHSSYLIDKADYIACHQPSYVDKYDLLEGIREGGIFVLNSPWTLHEMEKYLPNSLKRTIAQKKLRFYNIDAVKIAEELALGGRINMIMQTVFFKLSNVIPINDAVKYLKDAIAKTYEKKGQKVIEMNWKAVDAALEGLQEIKYPSSWKDLQPEKKIARDEPEFVTKVMRPMLAQQGDKLPVSVFTPGGIFPPGTTKYEKRGVAINVPEWIMDKCIQCNQCAMVCPHAAIRPVLVTQDELRKAPKGFEAKKAVGKEAEGLFFRIQVYPEDCMGCGNCADICPAKEKALVMKPLATQKDKQVPLQQYVETIPVRSGGFDKFSVKGSQFQKPLFEFSGACAGCGETPYLKTITQLFGDRMIIANATGCSSIWGGSAPSVPFTVNEKGHGPAWANSLFEDNAEYGFGMVLATMQRREKLADLIKQAIDKSTGELKEVFSLWLQNMHDAEKSKEYGDRIKSLLEKNHSDVLLKQIWEMRDMLTRKSIWAVGGDGWAYDIGYGGLDHVIAMNEDINILVFDTEVYSNTGGQSSKATPMGSIAKFAESGKKTKKKDLGLMAMSYGYVYVASVAMGANKNQFIKALQEAESYRGPSLIIAYAPCINHGIIKGMGKTQEEEKLAVECGYWPLYRYDPRLAAQGKNPFQLDSKEPNGKVHDFLMGEVRYAALTKTFPEEAKRLHKELEESIVARYKMYKAMAEQK is encoded by the coding sequence ATGAACAAACAACAAACAACTGTTATGGAGACGAAAAACAAAAAGAAGACTGCCATGAAAAGTATTGATGGTAATACTGCTGCGGCTCATATCGCTTATGCGTTTAGTGATGTTGCTGCTATATACCCTATTACACCATCTTCTCCAATGGGTGAAGAGGTTGATGCATGGGCCGCATATGGTAGGAAAAATATTTTTGATCAAGTTCTCAAAGTCGTTGAAATGCAATCTGAGGGGGGTGCTGCTGGTGCGGTTCATGGTGCTTTAAGTGCAGGAGCATTCGCAACAACATTCACCGCATCCCAGGGTTTACTCCTTATGATTCCAAACATGTATAAGATCGCTGGGGAGCTAATGCCATGTGTATTCCATGTTTCGGGTCGTGCTATAGCAGGACAGGCTCTTTCGATTTTTGGTGATCACCAAGATGTTATGGCAGCTCGTGCAACTGGGTTTGCAATAATATCTTCGAACTCTGTGCAAGAAGTTATGGATTTAGCTTTAGTTTCACATTTATCTACTCTAAGAGCAAGCGTTCCATTCCTTCATTTTTTTGATGGATTTCGTACTTCTCATGAGATACAAAAAATCGAGATGATAGACTATGATGATTTAGCAAAACTCGTGGACTGGGATGCAATAAAAAAGCATAGAGAGCGTGCTTTGAACCCGGAGCATCCGCATCTACGTGGCTCAGCACAAAACCCTGATATTTATTTTCAGGTGAATGAAGCAGCAAACAAGTTTTACCAGGCGGTACCAGGCATTGTTGAAGAGGAAATGAGAAAAGTAGAGAAACTAACTGGCCGAGCCTATCATCTTTTTGATTACGTTGGTGCACCTGATGCAGAAAGGGTTATCGTTATGATGGGGTCAGGTTGTGAGATTGTTGAGGAAACTGTTGGTTATTTAAACAAGAGGGGTGAGAAAGTTGGTTTGATAAAAGTACGTTTGTATCGCCCGTTTTCCGTGGAGCATTTTTTGAAGGTTATTCCGAAAACAACTAAGAAAATTGCGGTGCTTGATCGGACTAAGGAGGTTACTGCTTTTGGTGAACCCTTGTATCTTGATGTTTGTAGTGTGTTACATGACCATAATATAGATATTCAGGTTGTTGGTGGCAGGTATGGTCTTGGGTCAAAAGATTTTACTCCGACTATGGCAAAGGCGGTTTTTGATAACCTAAAACTAGTTTCTCCGAAGAATCATTTTACTGTTGGTATCGATGATGATGTTACACATAGTTCACTTCCATTGGGTGAACAGATTGATACCGCGCCTGAGGGTTTGATTCGCTGTAAATTCTGGGGTATCGGTGGGGATGGAACTGTAGGTGCTAACAAAGATGCGATAAAAATAATTGGGGATAACACAGACATGTATGTACAAGGTTATTTCGCGTATGATTCAAAGAAATCTGGTGGTGTAACTATGTCTCATCTAAGGTTTGGGCGGTCACCGATTCATTCTTCTTATCTCATTGACAAAGCTGATTATATAGCTTGTCATCAGCCATCGTATGTGGATAAATATGATCTTCTTGAGGGGATACGTGAGGGTGGTATTTTTGTTTTAAACTCACCTTGGACTCTTCATGAGATGGAAAAATATTTACCGAACTCGTTGAAAAGGACGATTGCGCAGAAAAAACTGAGGTTTTATAACATTGATGCAGTTAAAATCGCTGAGGAATTAGCCCTTGGTGGGCGTATAAACATGATAATGCAAACCGTGTTTTTCAAACTCTCAAATGTTATTCCAATCAATGATGCAGTGAAATATCTGAAGGATGCGATAGCAAAAACATATGAGAAAAAGGGTCAGAAGGTTATAGAGATGAACTGGAAAGCTGTTGATGCCGCACTTGAAGGGTTACAGGAAATAAAGTATCCGTCATCATGGAAGGATCTACAGCCTGAGAAAAAAATTGCCAGGGATGAACCAGAGTTTGTGACTAAAGTTATGAGGCCTATGTTAGCTCAACAGGGGGATAAACTCCCAGTTAGTGTTTTTACACCTGGCGGTATTTTCCCTCCTGGTACAACAAAATATGAGAAACGCGGTGTTGCAATTAATGTTCCTGAGTGGATTATGGATAAATGCATCCAGTGTAATCAATGTGCAATGGTGTGCCCACATGCAGCGATCAGACCAGTTCTTGTTACCCAAGATGAACTAAGAAAGGCGCCGAAAGGTTTTGAGGCTAAGAAAGCAGTTGGTAAAGAAGCTGAGGGGTTGTTTTTCCGTATCCAGGTTTACCCAGAGGATTGTATGGGTTGTGGGAACTGTGCTGATATCTGTCCTGCGAAAGAGAAAGCGTTGGTTATGAAACCACTTGCGACACAGAAAGACAAGCAGGTGCCTCTGCAGCAGTATGTAGAAACAATTCCTGTGAGATCTGGTGGTTTTGATAAATTCTCTGTGAAAGGTTCGCAGTTCCAGAAACCTTTGTTTGAGTTTTCTGGTGCATGCGCAGGATGCGGAGAAACACCGTATCTGAAAACTATTACGCAGTTGTTTGGTGATAGGATGATTATAGCGAATGCTACTGGTTGCTCAAGTATTTGGGGTGGTTCAGCGCCATCTGTTCCGTTTACTGTGAATGAGAAAGGCCATGGTCCCGCATGGGCTAATTCTTTGTTTGAGGATAACGCAGAGTATGGTTTTGGTATGGTGCTTGCCACTATGCAGAGACGTGAGAAACTTGCTGATCTCATTAAACAAGCAATTGACAAAAGCACGGGCGAGTTAAAAGAAGTGTTTTCTCTTTGGTTGCAGAACATGCATGATGCTGAGAAATCAAAAGAGTATGGTGATAGAATCAAGTCTTTGCTGGAAAAGAATCATAGCGACGTTTTGCTCAAACAGATATGGGAAATGCGTGATATGTTGACGAGGAAATCAATCTGGGCTGTTGGTGGCGACGGATGGGCTTATGATATAGGTTATGGTGGTTTGGATCATGTTATAGCGATGAACGAGGACATAAACATACTTGTTTTTGATACAGAGGTTTACTCTAACACTGGTGGGCAGTCATCAAAGGCTACGCCTATGGGCTCAATTGCTAAGTTCGCTGAATCAGGTAAAAAAACTAAGAAGAAAGACCTGGGTTTGATGGCTATGAGCTATGGTTACGTTTATGTTGCATCTGTTGCTATGGGTGCTAATAAGAACCAGTTCATAAAGGCTTTACAAGAAGCAGAGTCTTATAGAGGACCTTCGCTCATTATAGCTTATGCACCTTGTATAAACCATGGTATAATAAAGGGTATGGGTAAAACACAGGAAGAGGAAAAACTT